Part of the Deinococcus roseus genome, GACCCCAGGTGCCTGAACAGGCCTACAAGGTCATTGTGGAAGAAGTTCCTGCACCCAAAAAAGATGCAGGAACCCAGGTGCTCACCAAACTGCGCGTCACCCTGCCAGTGCTGGTGCGCAATCAGGACGTTTCCCCTCAACTGGGCTGGTCGGTGACGCGCACAGGCGCAGACCTCAAACTCACGGCCAGCAACACGGGCAATGGACGGGGATTGGCCCAGGACATTGTGGCAGAGCTGGGGTCAGACAAGCTTGCCCTCAATGCCGCCAACATCATTGCCGGAGGAAAATACGCCTGGGTGCTGAAAGGCTGGGGTGAAAAGCTGGGAGACCTGAAACTCAGCTACAAAGCCCTGGGAGGCCAGATGCAAACCGAGGTCCTGCCGCTCCAATGAAGCCCATCCAGACCATGCTCTGGCAGGCTTTGATGCTCACTGCTGCGCTGCTCTGGGATCAGGCTGCTGCACAAACCACCCAGAACATCTGCGACCTTGCCGATGAAGGCCTGGAGGTGTCGGTGGGGAAGCAGTCCCGAGGGTTGCAGTTCATGCGCCGCACTGGCAATGAAGTGTGGTTGACCCGGGAAACCTTCAAACCCGGCGAGGAAGGTTACACGGTGCAGGCCCTCACCTGTGAGGGCATCACCTACCTGAAGCTGTCCAGCCAGCTGGACCTGAAGCTGGATTTTTCCAGCCTGATCCTCAATTTGAGCCCCAACTTCGCACTGCTTTCCCGGCGTGAAGTGAACATCGAACCTGTGGCCCAGCAGGACACCCTGGATGTGCTGCTGTTGCAGATGCCTTTTTCTGCTGCCTTGCGTGGAACGGGCATCCTGGCAGAAAGCCTGTCGGGAAGCTTCGCTGTGGCACCTGTCCTGCAGTACAGCGATTTCACCTTCTCGGCCAGCAGCAAGCTTGGGTACAACCGTCTGCTGCCAGAAGGCTGGACCGTGACCGAGCCCTCTGCAAAACTGGCGTGGCAATTTGATCCTGCTGGAACAGCGCAACTCATCTACCAGAACCCGCCCCTGACCGTGCCGGGTCGCCTTTCCGGGGTTCAGGTGGGCTGGCATCAGGTGCCACCGCGCATCATGGAGCCCATCATCCTGCAGCTTCCCCTGGAGTCTCAGGTGCAGGTGTTTCTGGAGGGTGAACTGCTTTATGCAGGCCGTCAACTTCCTGGAACCTTGCAATTGAAGGGCATTGTGTTGCCCAGAAAACAGGGTGAGGTGCGGGTGGACATCCGCGATTCCACCGGACGTTCCATCCAGCGCTTTGCTTTTGCAGACACCGGCAACCTCACCCCTGACGAATGGCAGCTGTGGGGAGAGGCAGGCTGGTGGAATTCAGTTCAGCAGCCCGACCTTCCGGTGGTGGGATTCAGGGCCAGTTACCATCTGGCTTCCAACATGCTGCTGACGGGCCAGGCCCACTGGGCTCCGGGAGACTGGTCGGCCAGCACCCAGCTCTACCAGACCAGCGAAGGTGAGGGAGCGATGCTGGGATTGACCCTGAAAGACACCTTCACAGGGCCACTGGCTGTGGAGGGCCAGGGCACCTACACCCAGCACTGGGGTCCTGTGTTCCTGCGCCTCAACGGAGAAGGGAACTTTCCTGACTGGAACACCAGCCGTCTGGGTCTGGGGCTTGGTTTTCAGCAAAACCAGTGGAAAATGTACGGTCAGGCCCAGTACCAGCTTTCTGGGGCTTTCTCGGGTGGGGTGGGGGCAGAACTCAGGATCACCCCTGACCTTTTGCTGTCTGGCAACCTCAACTGGACAGGCAGCGACAGGAGACCAGATGTGCGGGTGGGGTTGCGCTGGAATCCCACCTCCAACAGCGAGGTGTCTTTGCAGCACGCAGGCCGTTTGCAGGGAAGTGCCCGCATCCAGTGGTCTGAATCCCTTGAAACCCAGGTCTCTGCCGATGCCCAGATGGTGCAGGGAAGTGTGCAGTACAAAGGACCGGTGAATGCGCAACTGGCCGTCAACTCCAGCCAGCAATGGCAAAGCGCTGTGTCGGGCACCCTCACGGTGGCAGGAGATCAGGTGACCCTGGGCGATGCTCCGGTGGCTCCAGTGGCTTTGCTGCTGCACACCGGTCAGCCTGACCTTCCCATTCGCCTGAATGGAGAGGGGG contains:
- a CDS encoding fimbrial biogenesis chaperone — protein: MVLKHFWVAPLTALCLLSSALAGSFQLSPTSIHVDLREQTGGLTVVRNTSDTTSVYRITVVLWTQPDGDVYLSTRDLVVNPLQFTLQPGAQQTIRVVVRNRPQVPEQAYKVIVEEVPAPKKDAGTQVLTKLRVTLPVLVRNQDVSPQLGWSVTRTGADLKLTASNTGNGRGLAQDIVAELGSDKLALNAANIIAGGKYAWVLKGWGEKLGDLKLSYKALGGQMQTEVLPLQ